The Dioscorea cayenensis subsp. rotundata cultivar TDr96_F1 chromosome 19, TDr96_F1_v2_PseudoChromosome.rev07_lg8_w22 25.fasta, whole genome shotgun sequence genome includes a window with the following:
- the LOC120250282 gene encoding uncharacterized protein LOC120250282, protein MREGGGGGQGAEANQGNKRRPWMRLEVSGGGILVIGGVIIAAAWAARRSHVHKQRNNRKTTAGSDYEQYHKEKEEEVKDGSIINGYGEITVVDGLVEIKKEAGSMTEVDEKLCLCQSHTEEREEWKEEAVSVVGLKAYERVENQDDRQQVGEEKVSACAVDEKMKKEKEDDACNGVGEGEGDQVTVNDHGQEEDQLSDEMLFVHSCNQVVIHVEDDNKQIDEEEQMEANTKLVVNDEVLGEKESCGEETEPVVEELGKGEEGFQPNETNKEEGELSSSTYVVLKDEVEQGECDCREKGCNSKKEEEPTIESYQDKTKPLAEKGEGQCNETNAKKGGSFFNNAMIIDKEPDAESVANIEEQEECECNQRGEEQATESYEEETEPLVKEEFLHGEPAVNTEEVQVDEWDAKEEAATESCEQGTGSSDNSGASSTENEDAVWPAEVLQQDETKAGQLATTMQNRQMMMMMMMTMEKKKGKTFFIYMNHSLLVLAIALALALLSFHLSKHTVY, encoded by the exons ATGagggaaggaggaggaggaggacaaGGAGCAGAGGCAAATCAGGGGAACAAGAGAAGGCCATGGATGAGATTAGAGGTTAGTGGTGGTGGGATCCTTGTTATTGGTGGTGTTATCATAGCTGCAGCTTGGGCTGCCCGTAGAAGCCATGTTCATAAGCAAAGGAACAACAGGAAGACAACTGCAGGGTCAGATTATGAACAGTATCATAAAGAGAAGGAAGAGGAGGTGAAAGATGGCAGCATAATCAATGG gTATGGGGAGATCACAGTTGTTGATGGTTTGGTGGAAATCaag AAAGAGGCTGGATCCATGACTGAGGTTGATGAAAAATTGTGCTTATGCCAAAGTCATACAGAGGAAAGAGAAGAATGGAAGGAGGAAGCAGTGTCTGTTGTCGGATTGAAAGCATATGAGAGAGTGGAAAATCAAGATGACAGACAacaagttggtgaagaaaaagtAAGTGCATGCGCTGTagatgaaaagatgaaaaaagaaaaagaagatgatgcttGTAATGGAGTAGGAGAAGGGGAGGGGGACCAGGTTACAGTGAATGACCATGGTCAAGAAGAAGACCAATTGTCTGATGAGATGTTGTTTGTCCATTCTTGCAACCAAGTAGTTATCCATGTTGAAGATGATAATAAGCAAATAGATGAAGAAGAACAGATGGAAGCCAATACAAAGTTAGTGGTCAATGATGAAGTATTAGGAGAGAAGGAATCATGTGGAGAGGAAACAGAGCCAGTTGTTGAGGAGCTTGGGAAAGGAGAAGAGGGATTTCAACCAAATGAAACCAATAAAGAGGAAGGAGAGCTGTCATCTTCAACCTATGTTGTGCTAAAAGATGAAGTGGAACAAGGTGAATGTGATTGCAGAGAAAAAGGTTGCAACTCtaagaaggaagaagaaccaACAATTGAATCCTATCAAGACAAAACTAAGCCACTTGCTGAGAAAGGAGAAGGTCAATGCAATGAAACCAATGCAAAGAAAGGAGGGTCATTCTTCAACAATGCTATGATAATAGACAAAGAACCTGATGCAGAGTCTGTTGCAAAtattgaagaacaagaagaatgtGAATGCAATCAAAGAGGGGAAGAACAGGCTACTGAATCCTATGAAGAGGAAACAGAACCACTTGTTAAGGAGGagtttctccatggagagccagCTGTGAACACTGAAGAAGTGCAAGTAGATGAATGGGATGCAAAAGAAGAAGCAGCTACTGAATCCTGTGAACAGGGAACAGGTTCATCTGATAACTCTGGAGCTTCATCTACAGAGAATGAAGATGCAGTATGGCCTGCTGAAGTGTTACAACAAGATGAAACTAAAGCAGGACAATTAGCCACAACCATGCAGAACAggcagatgatgatgatgatgatgatgactatggagaaaaagaaagggaagacatttttcatttatatgaaCCACTCCCTTCTGGTTCTCGCCATAGCTCTGGCTCTTGCGCTTCTCTCTTTTCATCTTTCTAAACACACTGTATATTGA
- the LOC120250279 gene encoding F-box/LRR-repeat protein 3-like, giving the protein MAPHHAHITVLPVDLLIYIIDRVPEPADRKSIRLVSRAFHRAECLQRRDLNVIRREALGMLIRCYGAIESLDLSACAGLDDTCLSAALGGGAAPGLRKVNLSRASGVRWRGLAAMVRGCPRLESVDLSHCVGVGDREVAVLAMLAGLKELRLDKCLGVSDVGLAKVAVGCPGLEKLRIKWCLEISDLGIKLLANKCQNLKFLDISYLLVTNKSLHSISTLGRLEVLKMVGCYYITDDGLNYFNNEKNCNTLLSVDVSRCHNVSAFGLVSIIEGHKSLRKLKASDCYVDLPLNCLSKLGMLTNGFHTIKVDGSEVSEPRLKIIGANCKGLTKIGLGKCKGVTDENISELVSNCADLKTIDLTCCHDVTDDSLIAIANSCKKLESLLLESCSLITDEGLVYIGICCPNLQEVDLTDCDLDDSALESLSRCSELMKLKLGLCPSITDDGLDYIAKCEKLQELDLYRCTGIGDDGLAALAYGCKKIRKLNLCYCTRISDQGMKYVSCLPELKDLELRGLTQVTSLGIVAIAFGCKNLTELDLKRCSAVDDLGFLGLARYAINLRQINISYCNISEQVLIRLLWNLRCLQDVKLVHLTHVRKEGFMLALRSCLDKLKKLKLPTILKDVISPALIQILQDKGCRIRWVDKPIPFYMKDSPPSSPDP; this is encoded by the exons ATGGCACCCCATCACGCTCACATCACCGTCCTTCCTGTGGATCTCCTGATCTACATCATCGATCGTGTCCCGGAGCCGGCTGATCGGAAGTCCATCCGGCTCGTTTCCCGCGCGTTTCACCGCGCGGAGTGCCTGCAGAGGAGAGATCTTAACGTGATTCGCCGGGAGGCACTGGGTATGCTCATCAGATGCTATGGAGCTATCGAAAGCCTCGACCTTTCGGCGTGCGCCGGGCTAGATGATACTTGCCTTTCGGCGGCTCTCGGCGGCGGAGCGGCGCCGGGGCTGAGGAAGGTGAACCTTAGCCGGGCGAGTGGTGTGCGGTGGAGGGGTCTCGCGGCGATGGTTCGTGGGTGCCCGCGGCTCGAGAGCGTGGATCTCTCGCACTGCGTTGGAGTTGGGGATCGGGAGGTGGCGGTGCTGGCGATGCTCGCTGGCTTGAAGGAACTGAGGTTGGATAAGTGTTTGGGAGTCTCGGATGTCGGTCTTGCGAAGGTGGCTGTCGGCTGTCCCGGTCTGGAGAAGCTTCGGATCAAGTGGTGTCTTGAGATCTCGGATTTGGGGATCAAGTTGCTGGCGAATAAGTGCCAgaatttgaagtttttggaTATATCCTATCTATTG gtgaCGAATAAATCTCTTCATTCAATCTCTACACTTGGGAGGCTGGAGGTTCTGAAAATGGTTGGATGCTACTATATAACTGATGATGGccttaattatttcaataatgaAAAGAATTGCAATACACTTCTG AGTGTTGATGTCTCTCGCTGTCATAATGTGAGTGCATTTGGCTTGGTTTCAATTATTGAAGGGCACAAGTCTCTCCGAAAACTTAAAGCCAGTGATTGTTACGTT GATCTACCACTGAATTGCCTGTCAAAGTTGGGCATGCTGACGAATGGCTTTCATACTATAAAAGTTGATGGTTCTGAAGTTTCAGAACCAAGGCTTAAGATCATCGGTGCCAACTGCAAGGGCTTGACTAAAATAGGACTTGGCAAATGCAAGGGTGTTACAGATGAGAATATCTCTGAGCTAGTATCTAATTGTGCTGACTTAAAGACTATTGATCTGACATGTTGCCATGATGTCACTGATGACTCCCTCATCGCCATTGCCAATTCTTGCAAGAAACTCGAATCCCTCCTCCTTGAGTCTTGTAGTCTCATCACTGATGAAGGCCTTGTGTACATTGGAATTTGTTGCCCAAATCTCCAAGAGGTTGATCTCACAGATTGCGATCTTGATGACTCAG CACTTGAGAGTTTATCTAGATGCTCAGAGTTGATGAAGTTGAAATTAGGCCTTTGCCCAAGCATAACTGACGATGGTCTTGATTATATTGCCAAATGTGAAAAACTTCAAGAGCTTGATTTATACAG ATGCACAGGAATAGGTGATGATGGGTTGGCTGCTTTAGCATATGGTTGCAAGAAGATCAGGAAGCTAAATCTGTGCTACTGCACAAGGATATCAGACCAAGGGATGAAGTATGTGAGCTGTTTGCCAGAGTTAAAAGATCTTGAACTGAGAGGTTTGACTCAAGTTACAAGTTTAGGGATTGTAGCCATTGCCTTTGGGTGTAAAAATCTTACAGAATTGGACCTGAAGCGCTGTTCTGCGGTGGATGACCTTGGCTTTCTTGGCCTTGCTAGATATGCGATCAACCTCAGACAG ATCAACATATCATACTGCAATATATCGGAACAAGTCCTGATAAGGTTGCTCTGGAATCTGAGGTGCCTTCAGGATGTGAAGCTGGTGCATCTAACTCATGTTAGAAAAGAAGGTTTCATGTTGGCATTGCGGTCCTGTCTTGACAAATTGAAGAAGCTGAAGCTGCCTACCATTCTCAAGGATGTAATCTCACCAGCTCTGATTCAGATCCTGCAAGACAAAGGATGCAGAATTAGATGGGTTGATAAGCCCATCCCTTTCTACATGAAAGACAGCCCTCCATCTTCACCAGACCCCTGA
- the LOC120250280 gene encoding pectinesterase-like, whose product MASIINGSSCRRRRRASKLIFSAIPFSCLLLLLFFLFSSSSSSIRKPFSTTTNPHLHLHHHSHFETINTAKAHCHGTLYQDLCVSSLSSIPNLASKTIPQIISSLINRTTSEVYDSSRNCSNFLRRRHLDLRQQVALTDCLELFDDTIDAFRTVLSDLRINASSHKDDIESFLSSAIANQFTCLDGFSHVLDGSLRPKIERKLRHISHLVSNSLAMVRRISKRKKRREALEGYGRIVRGFPEWIKSGDRKLLQSAGNTTNANIVVAKDGTGNFTTIGDAIAAAPNKSKTRFIIYIKAGAYFENVEVNKSKTNLMFIGDGIGKTVIKANRSVAQNFTTFRSATLAVSGAGFLAKGITVENSAGYENHQAVAMRSSSDLSAFYLCSFVGYQDTLYVHSLRQFYRECDIYGTVDFIFGDASVIFEFCNLYARKPGPKQKNIFTAQAREDPNENTGIVLHKCKIAAAEDLIPVQSSVLSYLGRPWREYSRTVIIRSNIGSLIDPAGWLEWNGTFALSTLYYAECENRGPGSNTTDRVKWPGYRVINSTEASQFSVANFIKGGEWLGITTFPFMLGL is encoded by the exons ATGGCTTCCATTATCAATGGCAGCAgctgtagaagaagaagaagagcatcGAAGCTCATCTTCTCAGCCATTCCATTCTCATGCCtgcttctccttctcttcttcctcttctcctcctcctcctcctcaataAGGAAGCCAttctccaccaccaccaatCCCCATCTCCACCTCCATCACCACTCCCACTTCGAAACCATAAACACAGCCAAAGCCCATTGCCATGGCACGCTCTACCAAGACCTCTGCGTCTCCTCCCTCTCCTCCATTCCCAACCTCGCCTCCAAAACCATACCCCAAATCATCTCCTCCCTCATCAACCGGACCACCTCCGAGGTCTATGACTCTTCTCGTAACTGCTCCAACTTCCTCCGCCGCCGCCACCTCGATCTCCGCCAACAAGTCGCCCTCACCGACTGCCTCGAGCTCTTCGACGACACCATCGACGCCTTCCGCACCGTCCTCTCCGACCTCCGCATCAACGCTTCCTCTCACAAAGACGACATAGAGTCATTCCTTAGCTCCGCCATTGCCAACCAGTTCACTTGTTTAGACGGCTTTTCTCACGTCCTCGACGGTAGCCTCCGCCCGAAGATCGAACGCAAGCTCCGCCACATCTCCCACCTTGTCAGCAACTCCCTCGCCATGGTTAGAAGGATttcaaagagaaagaaaagaagggaAGCACTAGAAGGGTATGGTAGGATAGTCAGAGGCTTCCCGGAGTGGATCAAATCCGGTGACCGGAAACTCCTACAGTCTGCCGGAAATACAACGAATGCCAATATAGTGGTGGCCAAGGATGGCACTGGGAACTTCACTACCATCGGAGATGCCATTGCGGCAGCGCCGAACAAATCTAAGACGAGGTTCATTATCTATATCAAAGCCGGTGCTTATTTTGAGAACGTCGAGGTTAACAAGTCCAAGACCAACTTGATGTTCATCGGCGACGGCATTGGCAAGACTGTCATCAAGGCTAACCGGAGTGTCGCCCAAAATTTTACCACTTTCCGGTCAGCCACTCTTG CTGTGTCTGGTGCTGGATTCCTGGCCAAAGGGATAACAGTGGAGAACTCAGCCGGGTATGAAAATCATCAAGCAGTGGCAATGAGGAGTAGCTCTGATTTATCGGCGTTCTATCTATGTAGCTTCGTTGGCTACCAAGACACACTCTATGTTCACTCACTCCGGCAGTTCTACAGAGAATGTGATATATATGGTACTGTAGATTTCATCTTCGGTGATGCTTCGGTGATTTTTGAGTTCTGTAATCTCTATGCGAGGAAACCAGGTCCAAAACAGAAGAACATCTTTACAGCACAAGCAAGAGAGGATCCAAATGAGAACACTGGCATTGTTCTACACAAGTGTAAGATTGCTGCAGCTGAAGACCTTATTCCAGTGCAGTCAAGTGTGCTATCTTATCTTGGCCGGCCATGGAGGGAGTATTCAAGGACAGTGATTATTAGGTCAAATATTGGTAGTTTGATTGATCCTGCTGGATGGTTGGAGTGGAATGGAACCTTTGCATTGAGTACTCTTTACTATGCAGAGTGTGAGAACAGGGGACCTGGATCTAATACTACTGACAGAGTCAAATGGCCTGGCTATAGAGTGATTAATTCCACTGAGGCCAGTCAATTCAGTGTCGCTAATTTCATTAAGGGTGGTGAATGGCTGGGAATTACCACCTTCCCATTCATGTTGGGCTTGTGA
- the LOC120249688 gene encoding uncharacterized protein LOC120249688: MPDQTNHAATSAASNVNGSDHGRIRISLDLVTASRRHLSFLRSGSATVFHPRSIQRYEEVWLPLISGLVIGSSSPPSLLPPPDVHWVWLCHCFDPPRYRDYCVSRFGFLIDRPAIFDDENEDYALSRCREIWELRYPSEPFDLEISTASEEPLDGGDVLARIRRHASLAANFSDPFMAETVYLVAAKRRYLDFLRLVKSLPANGFRLVPTSDVLLMWLTHQSFPGSYERDLKELGEFEERAMGFGVETSEEERESTRRAWEEAFDEPYELAGMVFDPRRSPAREFFNWATWDADLNRKYKSLHPRFLLEVCVFLKGKWESKEGKDVNKMFMRLKTVRCHREMKLEKPIAKLQFKNWQRIWQLYCEFGTRGIVIEVRNQRSNCIGNSKMLKQVVFWWNDLLRVTSLTLTRELNVQMRAMASITPPVQAPYFLKCVPDRVTDDSGAMISDVILRMKEYHPQEGRWLSRTVLDHAGRECFVVRSRVGRGFWRRGGETPTAVKWEDRIIEVREGPWSYVASSVGSAPDNVVGTAAPKKEDLQDKKTIWCLSSGDVLTIEWGDGLNFLLENENSSESASLHIGRKLQYQMKEQRSIDETNEEEHYVTLIRFSPENPEGKATALINWKLFAMEFLPEEDAVIVLLLCVAIVRTMSEVKQEDAGGLLARRRVREVKTGLRDWGSIMLSSPSSSYSSPHVKPWYWNASEVLASAETYAGIQHQTHRNSPSDGKDELYKQSVIP; this comes from the exons ATGCCCGACCAAACTAACCACGCCGCCACCTCCGCCGCCAGCAACGTTAACGGGTCGGATCACGGCAGGATACGCATCTCACTGGATCTCGTCACCGCCTCAAGACGTCACCTCTCGTTCCTCCGCTCCGGCTCGGCCACCGTTTTCCACCCCCGTTCCATCCAACG GTATGAGGAGGTATGGCTGCCGTTGATTTCGGGTCTCGTTATCGGATCTTCATCGCCGCCGTCGCTTCTCCCGCCACCCGATGTGCACTGGGTCTGGCTCTGCCACTGCTTCGATCCG CCTCGGTATCGGGACTACTGCGTGTCGAGATTCGGGTTCCTCATCGACCGGCCGGCCATCTTCGATGACGAGAATGAGGACTACGCTCTCAGCCGCTGCCGTGAGATCTGGGAGCTTAGATACCCATCGGAGCCGTTCGATCTGGAGATCAGCACCGCTTCCGAGGAGCCGCTGGACGGTGGAGATGTTTTGGCGAGGATCAGAAGGCATGCGTCCCTCGCTGCCAACTTCTCTGATCCCTTCATGGCTGAGACTGTGTACCTCGTCGCTGCGAAGCGCCGGTACTTGGATTTCTTGCGCCTTGTGAAGAGCTTGCCGGCTAATGGCTTTCGGTTGGTACCCACGTCGGATGTTCTTCTCATGTGGCTCACTCATCAG AGCTTTCCAGGGAGCTATGAGAGGGATTTGAAGGAACTGGGAGAATTTGAAGAGAGAGCGATGGGTTTCGGGGTTGAGACGTCGGAGGAGGAGAGGGAATCGACGAGAAGAGCGTGGGAGGAGGCTTTTGATGAGCCATATGAGCTTGCCGGGATGGTATTTGATCCGAGGAGATCGCCAGCGAGGGAGTTCTTCAACTGGGCTACTTGGGACGCCGACCTCAATCGGAAGTACAAGAGCCTCCATCCTCGCTTCCTCTTGGAG GTTTGTGTCTTTCTCaaaggaaaatgggaaagtAAGGAAGGAAAAGATGTGAACAAGATGTTCATGCGCCTTAAAACTGTTCGGTGTCACAGAGAGATGAAGTTAGAGAAGCCCATTGCCAAATTACAATTCAAGAATTGGCAGAGGATATGGCAGCTATACTGCGAGTTTGGTACTAGAGGCATTGTGATAGAGGTTCGGAACCAAAGAAGTAATTGTATAGGCAACAGCAAAATGCTTAAGCAAGTAGTTTTCTGGTGGAATGACTTGTTACGGGTAACATCTCTTACGCTAACAAGAGAACTCAATGTGCAAATGAGAGCAATGGCTTCGATTACGCCTCCTGTTCAGGCTCCATACTTCTTGAAGTGTGTGCCCGATAGAGTGACTGATGATAGTGGTGCCATGATTTCAGATGTAATACTTAGGATGAAAGAATATCACCCACAAGAGGGTCGTTGGTTATCTCGCACAGTTCTTGATCATGCAGGAAGGGAGTGTTTTGTAGTGCGGAGCCG AGTAGGCAGAGGATTTTGGAGGAGAGGAGGCGAAACTCCAACAGCAGTAAAATGGGAGGATAGAATCATTGAAGTACGGGAAGGCCCGTGGTCATATGTTGCAAGTTCTGTTGGCTCAGCACCTG ACAATGTTGTCGGCACGGCGGCACCGAAAAAGGAAGACTTGCAAGATAAGAAAACGATTTGGTGTCTATCATCAGGAGATGTACTCACAATAGAATGGGGAGATGGGCTCAACTTTTTGCTAGAAAATGAAAACTCTTCTGAGTCG GCAAGTTTGCACATAGGAAGAAAACTGCAGTACCAAATGAAGGAACAGAGATCAATTGATGAAACAAACGAGGAAGAACATTATGTGACACTAATTCGATTCTCCCCGGAGAACCCCGAGGGGAAGGCAACAGCTCTCATAAACTGGAAGTTATTCGCGATGGAGTTCCTACCAGAAGAAGATGCAGTAATAGTGTTACTTCTGTGCGTGGCCATTGTCCGAACAATGTCTGAAGTAAAACAAGAAGATGCAGGCGGCTTATTAGCTCGTCGGAGAGTGAGAGAAGTTAAAACAGGATTGAGAGACTGGGGGTCAATAATGCTATCTTCACCTTCATCATCATATTCATCTCCTCATGTAAAACCCTGGTACTGGAATGCCAGTGAAGTATTAGCTTCAGCAGAAACATATGCCGGAATTCAGCATCAAACACACAGAAATTCTCCATCTGATGGCAAGGATGAATTATACAAACAGTCTGTCATACCTTaa